Proteins from one Methanomassiliicoccales archaeon genomic window:
- the dcd gene encoding dCTP deaminase encodes MCIVPDHEIVEMMNSGRLVIKDYSDASLTPNGYDLRIAEIRMADSGETKREGTAIIGPGKMFFVSTIEHIELPDDIAAQLWTRTSWIRKGLLIGLGKIDAGFHGTLTFTGFNASAHSVEVPIGCRFVQMVLEKMHSSCEMTYEKRSGNYQGQKGITLAPVTKK; translated from the coding sequence ATGTGCATCGTTCCGGACCATGAGATCGTCGAGATGATGAATAGCGGGAGACTTGTGATAAAGGACTATTCTGACGCAAGTCTCACCCCCAACGGGTACGACCTGCGCATAGCCGAGATCAGGATGGCAGATTCCGGTGAGACCAAGCGTGAGGGAACTGCCATCATCGGCCCGGGAAAGATGTTCTTCGTCAGCACCATAGAACATATCGAACTGCCCGATGATATCGCCGCCCAGCTCTGGACCAGGACTTCCTGGATAAGAAAAGGGCTACTGATCGGCCTTGGCAAGATCGATGCCGGATTCCATGGAACCCTCACCTTCACAGGATTCAACGCCTCCGCCCATTCGGTCGAGGTCCCCATAGGCTGCCGTTTTGTGCAGATGGTGTTGGAGAAGATGCATTCCAGTTGCGAGATGACCTACGAAAAGAGGAGCGGTAACTACCAGGGTCAGAAAGGGATCACTCTAGCACCAGTCACGAAGAAATAG
- a CDS encoding MEDS domain-containing protein → MNPKSLRSIDLHDHVAIIYESQQSMFDLLAELCRIGIERNERCLIATFEGNEIETHLRRARIDVDSAKACGALIFQDVLDIFPDEPSFDPDGTVALFERMINEAVDQGFSGLRVFNSSYSPAAFGDAEVHLDFVARMGGVVRDNKVVRISLFDLNEQEHDVIINAILSHPIIILRGIVCNNFFYIPPEQLFSPKGGSPELYRLMDNLIDVHHNELSLKESHDELESTNRMLREEINKRKMVEWALLISELRYRNTLDSINEPVIVIDQDYRVTVINKAMEVMGDKLGVNCRCVGRPFLEAFPRLSKQELDEYAQVFKSGETIVSQRIYNPNGIKVLAEVSKVPMKDGDKVTNVTTIIRKLDENEKDA, encoded by the coding sequence GTGAATCCAAAGTCACTGCGTTCCATAGACCTTCATGATCACGTGGCCATCATCTACGAGTCCCAACAAAGCATGTTCGATCTGCTCGCCGAGCTGTGCCGGATCGGCATAGAGAGGAATGAAAGGTGTTTGATAGCGACCTTTGAAGGTAACGAGATCGAGACCCATCTCCGGCGGGCAAGGATCGATGTGGATTCCGCCAAGGCCTGTGGAGCCCTGATCTTTCAGGATGTCCTAGACATATTCCCTGACGAGCCGAGCTTCGATCCAGATGGGACCGTCGCTCTATTCGAGAGAATGATCAACGAGGCAGTGGATCAAGGTTTTTCTGGATTGAGGGTGTTCAATTCGTCGTATTCGCCCGCAGCCTTTGGTGACGCCGAGGTCCATCTCGACTTCGTCGCGAGGATGGGCGGGGTGGTGAGGGACAATAAGGTAGTTCGGATCAGCCTCTTTGATCTGAACGAGCAGGAGCACGACGTGATCATAAACGCCATACTCAGCCATCCTATCATCATCCTGAGAGGGATCGTGTGCAACAATTTTTTCTATATCCCGCCCGAGCAGTTGTTCAGCCCCAAGGGCGGTTCCCCTGAGTTGTACAGGTTGATGGACAACCTGATCGACGTCCATCATAACGAGCTCAGCCTCAAGGAGAGCCACGACGAGCTTGAATCTACGAATCGGATGCTTCGTGAGGAGATCAACAAGAGGAAAATGGTGGAATGGGCCCTCCTGATATCCGAGCTAAGATACCGCAACACACTGGATTCGATCAATGAACCGGTCATTGTCATCGACCAGGACTATAGGGTCACCGTGATAAACAAGGCAATGGAGGTCATGGGTGACAAGCTCGGAGTGAACTGCCGCTGTGTCGGTCGGCCATTTCTAGAGGCGTTCCCGCGGCTCTCAAAACAGGAATTGGACGAATACGCTCAAGTGTTCAAGAGTGGGGAAACGATCGTCTCCCAACGGATATACAACCCGAACGGCATCAAGGTGTTAGCCGAGGTGAGCAAGGTGCCGATGAAGGATGGGGACAAAGTTACGAACGTTACAACAATAATCAGAAAGTTGGACGAGAATGAAAAAGATGCCTGA